Part of the Prionailurus bengalensis isolate Pbe53 chromosome B3, Fcat_Pben_1.1_paternal_pri, whole genome shotgun sequence genome is shown below.
TCGGCAAACATAAAATTTAATGGATGTTTTACAGTATGTACTAGTTTGTTCTCTGGGTAttgaaaaacatcatttttataCCTGTGCCTTATCTCTAAGGTTATGTTTTAACCATTAAGCATTTATCAGCAGAGCACTTCCTATAGAATTAATCTGATTTTAATGATTGAAAGCATTTCCGTGTTTAGGTTTttatgccatatttttttttcaacatttatttatttttgggacagagagagacagagcatgaacgggggaggggcagagagagagggagacacagaatcggaagcaggctccaggctctgagccatcagcccagagcccaacgtggggctcgaactcacggaccgcgagatcgtgacctgagctgaagtcggatgcctaactgactgagccacccaggctccccgtgtCATGATTTGAATTTTATAGCTGTTTTCTAGCCGGCAATCTTGAGTGAACAGCTGGAGGACTTTAGGCTGTGAGTTTAACGGTGCTGCATCACAGTGAAATGATTCAAATTGAGTGTGGTGAGGAGCAAATATCATAAGGAATTTCCTTTGAGTCTGAAACTGAAGATAGGTTGTAAAGAAAGTCACCCAACCCCTCCAAGTTAGAAGTCATTTCTCGGGACTGATCCTCCGTTGAGAGTCTCTTCATGTTGACAGGAGAAACACCTTTTACGTCCTCGTGCCAAAGCTTCCCCTATGGTTTGTTTTCTCAAGTTCATTCTCTACTAGGATCCTCAGAAAGTGCTCATGGGCACAAGATGCCTTATGTTCTTACATGTTTATAATTCACTGCAGCCTTTTTAGAGAATATGTTCAGGTTACTTAGCTGGATAGAGAAACTCCTTGGCTGAAATCTTCCTTCatgaaaatcttctaaaaatgCCGACTGCTCCAGTATGAAGTGTCGCTGTCAAAATCTGATGCCAGTCAAATTGGGTGGCATTGAAAGACAAGGGGGACTCTGCCGATTAGCATGTGGGGACCACAAAGTGAACCAGCTCTGTCCTGGGCGAACTGGGAGGCACAATCCTGGCAGGGGGTGTTCTTTCAGCTCAGGCACCCAAAGCCTTCTTCCTTCATCTGGAAAGTCAGCTGTTTGACTCTGTGCCACAGATGTGACACGTCTTTACTCCAGGAAAGCTGGTTTCAAGTTCTGGGTCTTAGGATTTGTTCTTTTGCTTTGGCTTTTCTCTCCAGGAACTCCATCTTCGTGTACATCAGAACTTCACCTACATTCTCTGTTCTTCTTGCTCAAGTTCTTGTTTCTGTTTGATGTAAAacttgccctctctttctctctggtttcATTCCTGTGACTGCGCTTTCTCTGGCACCTTGTTTCTTTTAGCCGTTGTGTCTAAGATGATTTTTGACTCTTTCCTAAGGTGTCGGCTCTTGATACACCTGCTGTTGTCTGGCCaggttatttaacattttctcattATGCTGCTCCTTCATGGCTTCCAGAGATCACTTAGCACTTCTTAATCTGTAATCCCAGGTAGGTTGTCACTGTCACCCGTTCTGGGCCTGTCCTGTTGGGGTATGGCTTCTCTGCTTGTGATTCAGATATTCATCTTCACGCATTTCTTACAATACAATCTAATCCTTTTCCACTGCTCTTGTTGAAATAGGTGGCCTTTGCCAAACGTTTAGGACAGGCTCCCAgagggaacagggtgggtgggggtcTCTTTTCATCAGCTTGAGGGTCCCTGGGAAGGCAGGCTTCTGGGCCTGAGCCCAGCCGCTGCTGGATGCCTGCCTCTCCAGCTTGTAACCCGTATTTCTCTTCTCAGCCTGTTTCTGACCTGGTTTAACTTGGCTCCTACCCTAAGCAGTGTTTTTCTGGGCGGGTCTCAGTCCTTCCAGAAGGGagtctgggcggggggggggggggggggtggaaccTTCGAGCCCACACCAGCCCCCGAAGGCCTTCCCTGCAGACCGCCAGTGGGCCCCACCACCTTTTTGGTTCCCTCCCTGAAACTGGAAGCTGTAAGGCCTGTTTCACTGTCCCCTTGCTGAGGAGTCAACGCAGACTGAGGTCCTCTTTTCTGAGGGACAGATGCTTCTTGGTGGCTTCTGTGCCTGGGGCTCTTTCCCTGGCGGCCACCACCTCCAGCTGATCCTGCATGGTCCAGGCAGGCTGCCCTGGGGTTGCTCACTGGACCCCACCCGCTCGTGGGAGGCTGCATGTAACCTGACTGTGATGACATGGTCACAGGCTTTTCTTTGCTGGGAACTTGGAGAATGTTCACACCACTCACCACCCTTGCCTCCCCCGAAGCTCAGTCTCCCTTAGAACGAGCCCTCAGCCGGTTGTGTGCACCCTCCTGGGCGTCTCTTTTTTGACAGCCTCTCACATGGGCTCCTggacccctcccacccccgctgGCTCTTACTGCCGACCATCCCCTGGACACCCCAAGGGCGAGACCATGGATTTTCTGGTCATTCTTTTTAGTCCACAAGAcccaccaggtgccctgtctGTGGCTGAGGCTGTGCCGCACCCCAGGGCCCAGCGGGGTCTTGGCCTTGCCCGTCTACCAgtggcagagagcagaggccCTGCGCTCTGACCTTTTGATCCCTGGTCAGTAAAGCGAGGGGCTGGACTAAGGCAGGTGCCGGCGTGGGGCTCCTGTGAAGGACTGGGTCAGTGTTTTACATCTGTGGGCCGGCCTCTGCCTCTGAAAGCAGCCTCCCTGTAAATGTCGTCACAGAAGGGGCAGGCCTGCGGGCCGCACTAAGAGGTCCCCTTCTGTCCTGACGTTTTGTTGACCCAGGACACTGTCTTCCAAGGCAGTGAGGGCTGCGTGGGCCCTCCCCGCACCCCTCCCCTTACCATGTGAGGACGGAGGGCACAGCAGGACTGTTGTGAGGACCGAACACGAACAAAGCCAGCAGGGCCCCTCTGGACAAACCGGCCGACCAGACAAGAGGGAGGCGGCAGCCTGGGGTCTTAACTGGTAGCAACTGTCCTGCTCCACGGAGGCACAGGAAGGGGAGGGCCAGACAGCAGATGGAGGACATGGGCAGGACACGTCCCCTCCTGTCTCCACGTGTTACTAAATCACGGCAGGAACCCACGGAGATCCCTGCATGTTTGGGTCTGTCACGTGCGTCAGCTCTTCAGGCAGATGGGTGGTGGCTCCTTCTAAAGGGTCTGAACTCTATGCCGCCAGCAGAGCTGACCCAGGGACATGTGTGGAGCCTGCCCCGGGCAAGGCCACCACTTGAGGGCCGGCTGCTCTGACTCTCAGATGCAGGACTTGGTACATCCGTCTCTGCACAAAAGGAGAGTGCGGGTATTGCAGGGAGATGAGACATGGGGAGAAACCAGGGAAAGATCAGGAAATTGAAGGCACGGGAGCCCGTTGTGCTGGATTTGAAAGACAAGGCATCAGAAAACATGATTGTTCAACCCaaggcggtgggggtgggggtggggaacacagGGTCACAGTTCAGGTCTGGTGGGAGCCCATCTGCCAGGGCTCAGTATGGTGGGAGTGGGCTCCCCACAGCTGGGCctcacacacgtgtgtgcacgtacACAGGAGGTGCCCACGCGGAGACTGAACGAGGCTTTAACGGGATCCAGACCGCAGCAGCAGGAGGGCCAGATATCCCCAAAGGTTTCCTGCCTCGAGGACAACATTCATCTCATTtctttaaagggggaaaaatcccTTTCTGGCATTTGAGACGGTCTGTCGATATCAAGGCCAAGTTATATTGAAAAACCAGTGACatgccaggggtgggggaagcatgTCAGATTGTTGCAGGAATGGAGCCTcgggcctcagtgtccccgtCGGTCAGTGGGGAGGTGAACCGGGTGACCGTGCATGGCACAGGGGGCTCTCCCGTTCTGTGGTTTTATAAGCCACCACTTGCTGCCTACTGCGGGTGGTGTGAGAAGCTGGCCCGGGCGACCGCGTGGTAACGACTGTGTGTCATTTGCCACCTGTCTCTGCAGTGCTGTTGGGGACTTCCAGGTGGACGACAAGACCAAAGCTTTACTCAAGTACACAGGGGAGGTGACTTGGATGCCCCCCGCCATCTTTAAGAGCTCGTGCAAAATCGACGTGACCTACTTTCCATTTGATTACCAGAACTGCACCATGAAATTCGGCTCCTGGTCCTACGACAAGGCAAAAATCGACCTGGTCTTGATCGGCTCTTCCATGAACCTCAAGGAGTACTGGGAGAGCGGCGAGTGGGCAGTCATCAAAGCCCCGGGCTACAAGCACGACATCAAGTACAACTGCTGTGAGGAGATCTACCCCGACATCACGTACTCGCTCTACATCCGACGCCTGCCCCTCTTCTACACCATCAACCTCATCATCCCCTGCCTGCTCATCTCCTTCCTGACCGTGCTGGTCTTCTACCTGCCTTCCGACTGCGGCGAGAAGGTGACCCTCTGCATCTCGGTCCTCCTCTCGCTGACCGTGTTTCTCCTGGTCATCACCGAGACAATCCCTTCCACCTCGCTGGTGATTCCCCTCATTGGCGAGTACCTCCTGTTCACCATGATTTTCGTGACCCTGTCCATCGTCATCACCGTCTTCGTGCTCAACGTGCACTACAGAACCCCGACCACGCACACCATGCCCGCATGGGTGAAGACTGTTTTTCTGCACGTGCTTCCCAGGGTCATGTTCATGACCAGGCCCACGAGCAGCGAAGGCCACACCCAGAGGCCAAGGCCCTCCTACAGTGCTGAGCTCTCAAATCTGAACTGCTTCAGCCGCACGGAGTCCAGAGGCTGCAAGGAAGGCTGTCCCTGCCAGGACGGGATGTGTGGCCACTGCCACCACCGCAGAATAAAAATCTCAAACTTCGGTGCCAACCTCCCGAGAAGCTCCAGTTCTGAGTCTGTCAACGCTGTGCTGTCCCTATCTGCTCTGTCACCGGAAATCAAAGACGCCATCCAGAGTGTCAAGTATATTGCCGAAAATATGAAAGCACAAAATGAAGCCAAAGAGGTAAGGATGTGTTATTACATCAGTCGTTTGTTCATTTGACAAACATCTGAGGTGGGTCAGGAGTCAGCAGCCTGTGCTTGGACCGGCCCCTCCATTTACCAGGTAGGGGTCCCTGGACGTGTGCCTCACTTACCGGAGCCAGTCCCCTCATGTGCACGGTGGAACGACAGAGCCCGTCAGTGTGCCCTGGCATTGGCCCCTGAGCTGCCAGCCGTCTGGGCCATCAGGACAGTGCCAACACACTCGGTCAGGAGATGAGCCGGAAAAGGGCACGAGACCAGCCGGTTTGACAGCTTTTACTTTCCGATTGTGTTTTTTCCCTTACTGAGGTATAAAGTGTATGCCTGTTAAGTGTACACGTCTTCACATTAGGTGTTCTCCCATGTAACCCTGAGTGCAGCAAGCACGTGGGATGTGTCCCGTGCTCCTTCCCAggcagcagcccctcccccttgctAACCACTGATCTGACTTCCTCGATTGGTTAGTTTTACCTCTTCTTGAACCTCATGTAGGTGGAACTCCATAGTACAGACCCTTTCACATCTGAcctctttcattcaacaaaatgcCTTGAGGCTTATCATCTTCGTGGTTTTTTACTGGTGGATAGTATTCTACGCTAGGGCTGCGCCACcttctgtttgtttattctaCAGTTGTTGGACATGGgctgtttctagtttggggctattgtgaGGAAAGCTTCCATAAATATTCTTACACGTCTTTTGGTGAACACGTATACTCATTTCCCCCGAATGTACACCTAggggtgggattgctggatcactggagagatgtatttttaacttcagtGGCTACTGTAAGGTTTCTGAAGTGTCTCAGGCGTTGATACCCCACCCTGGGCAATGTTTGAGAGTCCACTTGCCACACATCCTCACCCACATGTATGAAGTGGTACCTCGTCGCTGTTTAATTAGCTTTTCCCTGTTGAGTAACGATTAGGAATCTTCTTCCtatgcttactggccatttgtacatcttcttttgtgaattatCTAGTCAAactcttttgctcatttattttaattgggTGAACTTAGATTTCCTCCAAAGATCTCATGCTAGATAGAATTAATGTCAAGTATTAGGAATAGGGAAGTTTTACACTTAATAATATCAAATGTCTGGCTGCTCCCTGACCCTGTTTACCCCCAAGGTTATCAGAATCAGATCTGATAATTTTATGAgaagttttgctttaaaattaattGGCTCTGCCTTAAGCTGCTTATTAGCAAAGAGCTAATTAACTGATCATTTCAGCTCCTCACACACTGTAGGTGATTACCGTTGACAGGGAATGACTGGGGCCTCTTTTATTATACCCTGAATGGCACATGAAAGTGAAGGAaacaggagggagagagcaaCAGCTGTCTGTCCATGCACCCCACCCACCGGCACAGTTGTGAGCCCACCATGTGACTCTACAAAGGCAGAGCCTCCTGCTGAGCCTGTAATTTAGCCAACAAGTCAGGCACACCTTTAACTTCAGCTGAAGCAACCGTTGGAGCATAAGTAAATGATCTGTGAACATCTCTCGTTTGTGTAACACTGACAACGTTTGCAGGTGCTCTCTACCCCTTTCTTTATCCATCTTGAAAAGAATCATTTCAGGTagcaaaaatttaataaagattgAGATCTAAATACTGAAGACTCCATCAAGTTATTAGAAATCAACTCTATTTCAAAAATTACTTACTAGGCACCTGACAAAGTGTTAGTTTCACGAGGGTCTAAGACCTATTGtacaaaaggacattttaaagatTGTTACTAAAAGGGAAGTCACAACCAAAATGCCAAGAAGATACATTAGTGGCAAACTGTGGCAAGTGGTTCATCTCAAGGGGCAACCACTGCTCATCTCTGGTCATCTGTCACCACAGGGGACTTGGGCCCAGTCATAGCTTTCCcatttttccagaaatagaaattGGCCCAGAGGCCAGCAGAGCACAACCTGTCCATGCTGAGAAGACTCGAGCTGTCAGAAGAAGGTCTTCTTTGCCTGTGTTGTGTGACTGCCACGCCACCAACACGGTTTTCCAGAGAGGCTTTACCTTCCTAGGTCTACAGCTCAGCATGGCTGGTTCGCACTGTGCGTGGCCCCCAGGGACCTCACTGAAGGGCTGCTTTCCCAGGCCGCCTCCTGAGGGTGTGGGGAGCCTGTGTGTGACTACTGTGgccctcccagcaggggaacacCATGGTGGCTGCCTGCCTTGGCTGTTCCCTTCTCCAGGCTGTTCGTGTGGGTCACTGCTTGCTCACGTTTGGCCGTATTAGTAAGAAGTTTAATTACTGTTAATACACAAACTTGGGGTCGCACGGAAGCGCTTTGTTGGCGGTATGTCTTTCACCCTGGGGTCGGCTCCACCATGCGAGCAGTTCTCTCAGTCTTGGAGGTGTGCCCAGGCCAGAGCCACGGTCTTCTGAGCTGACAGTCTGAGATAGCTGGCTTCCTGTTGGGCTGAGACACACatgcatagacacacacagataCGTCTCTGCGTGTATACATCTGTATATAGGTGTGCACGTGTATCTCTACGCGCATATTTTCATTCCTTCCAGAGTCTGACTTTTGATCAGCGATTTGGGAGTTTCCATTTGTTGTAACTACTGTTCGATCAAGGCTAAATTTCTGTCATCTTATTGCATGTTTCCcgacttatttttcttctttgcctcacTTCGTGCTGAGCACTGGGAAGTCTGAATTGTTTCTGCTGGCTGGAAAGCCATGTGTTCCGTTTCTGTTCTGGAAGCTGTGCCTCAGTGACTTAGACCCACATGCGAGCTCTTCCAGATCCGTCTCCTCACTCCTTTGCATCTTGCCCCTGACCTCACTGTCCTCCCCTCTGGTCTTCCTTACTGCCTGGCCACACTGGATATGACCAGAGCTTTAGTTGTGGATTTGGGGGAATACAGCTTTGGGTTTTGCCAACCCTTTCTCTAgtctatatcattttttttttttttttacgtcaTCTTCACTAAACCACTGACTTacccccctgccctcctggcttTCTCTCCACACTGACCCACCTTGATCCCAAGTGTTCATGGTTAAACCTTCTGAGGCCTGTAGGCTTAAAAGcgtaaaaactcatttttaaggCAGTTTAGCTGGATACAAAATtctagaagttctttttttaaatacttaaaaaacccTCCTCCGTTGCCTTTTTGCTTCAGTATCATTAATGAAGTTTTAAGTTAATCTGCATGCTGTTTCTTTGCAATGAATCGATTCTATCTAGAAGCTACTGGAATTTGTAGAGAAATCCAGTGACCTCAAACACAGTGTGTTGGTGTGGATCTCTCCTACACTGTTCGGCATCCTTAGGAGCCATTTTATCCTGAGGTTTTTCATCTTTGGTTCTGAGGGAATCGAGGTTTCCTCCGTGAAGATTTCCCATCCCCATGTCTCTCCCTGAACTGCACACGTCTGCTTCCAGCctcccacctcttccttcctgccaccctcacccctcctcacGGGTTCCTTTCTGCCAGCTGTCCCCATCCTGAgtcttttcctctgcttttctgtCACATTTTTACTTGGTTCTTCTGTGACATTGCTTCATGTTCCCTATGCTCTCTCTGATCTCTGGGGATATCCTCTGTAGTTTAAACCCTTAACCTGTCTGTTCTGTGAATTTCCTTCCAGATAGTTATGTTTGTGTTCTGAGACCTGTAAACTCACTTTTTCAGGGGCATCAGCCTTGCCGGATGGTATTTGGGGAGGCTCCACAAGGCAGGAGGCCCATGTTGCCAGACTAGACTAGGCCTCCCTTCAAAGGTGCTTCCTTCCCTCCAGGTGACCTTGTGCCTCAAGGGGTGTCTCTCAACCTCCCAGCTTTTCACCTCAGCCAGGCTGTCCTCACTCATACGTTACCTGCGTCTCTGGGCTGGGACCAGGCAGGGAGCAAAGAGGCAGAGCCGTAGGGGTGAGAACAGCACAGCCcaaatctcccccaccccctccctgtccctgagGCCCTCCTCTGGCCCCCCTAGTGGAACCCGGCCGGTGCCACAGCCTCTAACATATGGGCTCCCCTTGCTTGTGGCACATCTCTAGGGCCGGGCGAGGAGAAGGAGCCAAGAGCTTGCACTAGTTCACCGTTTTGCCTGACGCTTCTCTGTTATCATTAGTCCCAAAGTTTCCGGGCCCATATGATGCCTTCAGGACTTTCAGAGTTAGACACAAATTGTCACCCAGCTGTGTTTGTGCAGTACATTTGTGCTCACGTGGAAAACTCGAGTCCCGTCTGTGTTCACCAGGCAAAGCCGTGCAAATTGCTGTCAGAGGAAGATCTGTGGTTGGATGagggtcatctttttttttttttaatcagtgtg
Proteins encoded:
- the CHRNA3 gene encoding neuronal acetylcholine receptor subunit alpha-3 isoform X1 — encoded protein: MGAHPRAAVVAGLPPPRALPLPLLLLLLLSPPVAIASEAEHRLFERLFEDYNEIIRPVANVSDPVIIQFEVSMSQLVKVDEVNQIMETNLWLKQIWNDYKLKWDPSEYDGAEFMRVPAQKIWKPDIVLYNNAVGDFQVDDKTKALLKYTGEVTWMPPAIFKSSCKIDVTYFPFDYQNCTMKFGSWSYDKAKIDLVLIGSSMNLKEYWESGEWAVIKAPGYKHDIKYNCCEEIYPDITYSLYIRRLPLFYTINLIIPCLLISFLTVLVFYLPSDCGEKVTLCISVLLSLTVFLLVITETIPSTSLVIPLIGEYLLFTMIFVTLSIVITVFVLNVHYRTPTTHTMPAWVKTVFLHVLPRVMFMTRPTSSEGHTQRPRPSYSAELSNLNCFSRTESRGCKEGCPCQDGMCGHCHHRRIKISNFGANLPRSSSSESVNAVLSLSALSPEIKDAIQSVKYIAENMKAQNEAKEIQDDWKYVAMVIDRIFLWVFILVCILGTAGLFLQPLMARDDA
- the CHRNA3 gene encoding neuronal acetylcholine receptor subunit alpha-3 isoform X2, with translation MGAHPRAAVVAGLPPPRALPLPLLLLLLLSPPVAIASEAEHRLFERLFEDYNEIIRPVANVSDPVIIQFEVSMSQLVKVDEVNQIMETNLWLKQIWNDYKLKWDPSEYDGAEFMRVPAQKIWKPDIVLYNNAVGDFQVDDKTKALLKYTGEVTWMPPAIFKSSCKIDVTYFPFDYQNCTMKFGSWSYDKAKIDLVLIGSSMNLKEYWESGEWAVIKAPGYKHDIKYNCCEEIYPDITYSLYIRRLPLFYTINLIIPCLLISFLTVLVFYLPSDCGEKVTLCISVLLSLTVFLLVITETIPSTSLVIPLIGEYLLFTMIFVTLSIVITVFVLNVHYRTPTTHTMPAWVKTVFLHVLPRVMFMTRPTSSEGHTQRPRPSYSAELSNLNCFSRTESRGCKEGCPCQDGMCGHCHHRRIKISNFGANLPRSSSSESVNAVLSLSALSPEIKDAIQSVKYIAENMKAQNEAKEERKAQEIQQLKPEEKSIETSDQAPVL